A genome region from Arthrobacter agilis includes the following:
- a CDS encoding AAA family ATPase, protein MAMTAEQATWFAGTFDKLVGNVGQAVLGKSQVVRLVLTAMLAEGHVLLEDAPGTGKTMLARSLAATVQGTHSRIQFTPDLLPSDVTGVTIYDQKTQAFEYHKGPIFANIVLADEINRASPKTQSALLEVMEESRVTVDGVSYTNERPFMVIATQNPIEQAGTYRLPEAQLDRFLIKTEIGYPDHASTVQLLSGAATRDRSLALTPIITTSAVVDMANLAAETHVDAAVLEYISRLTEETRTAPETRLGVSVRGALAMVRAAKVWAAGQGRHYVLPDDVKELAPFVWTHRFVMDPEAEFAGATPEAVLRRVLADVSAPQQRASA, encoded by the coding sequence ATGGCAATGACAGCAGAGCAGGCGACCTGGTTCGCCGGCACCTTCGACAAGCTCGTGGGCAACGTGGGCCAGGCCGTCCTCGGCAAGTCGCAGGTGGTGCGCCTCGTGCTCACCGCCATGCTCGCCGAGGGCCACGTGCTCCTCGAGGACGCACCCGGCACGGGCAAGACCATGCTCGCGCGATCCCTCGCGGCCACGGTCCAGGGCACCCACTCGCGCATCCAGTTCACCCCCGACCTCCTGCCCTCGGACGTCACCGGCGTGACCATCTACGACCAGAAGACGCAGGCCTTCGAGTACCACAAGGGCCCCATCTTCGCGAACATCGTGCTCGCCGACGAGATCAACCGGGCCTCCCCGAAGACCCAGTCGGCGCTGCTCGAGGTCATGGAGGAATCCCGGGTCACCGTGGACGGCGTGAGCTACACCAACGAGCGCCCCTTCATGGTCATCGCCACCCAGAACCCCATCGAGCAGGCCGGCACCTACCGGCTGCCCGAGGCCCAGCTGGACCGCTTCCTCATCAAGACCGAGATCGGCTACCCCGACCACGCCTCCACCGTCCAGCTCCTCAGCGGTGCCGCGACGCGCGACCGCTCCCTCGCGCTCACCCCGATCATCACCACGTCCGCCGTCGTGGACATGGCGAACCTCGCCGCGGAGACGCACGTGGACGCCGCGGTCCTCGAGTACATCTCGCGCCTGACCGAGGAGACCCGCACCGCCCCCGAGACGCGCCTCGGGGTCAGCGTCCGCGGCGCCCTCGCCATGGTGCGCGCGGCGAAGGTGTGGGCCGCCGGCCAGGGCCGGCACTACGTCCTGCCCGACGACGTCAAGGAACTCGCGCCGTTCGTGTGGACCCACCGCTTCGTCATGGACCCCGAGGCCGAATTCGCCGGCGCCACCCCGGAAGCGGTCCTGCGCCGGGTCCTCGCGGACGTGTCCGCACCGCAGCAGCGCGCGTCCGCCTAG